CGCGCGGTAGGCGCTCTCCATCTCCACCTCGGTGCGGATGGTGACCTCGTCGCCGAAGACCGCGCCCTGTCGGTAGGTCAGATCGGCCTTGTAGACGACGAAGCCCACGCCGTCCTCCTCGAGCAGCCGCCTCAGCTCCCGGACGCCGATGAGGTGCTCACGCGCGCGCTCGAAGTACTTCAGGTAGTTCGCGTGGTAGACGACGCCGGAGTGGTCGGTGTCCTCGTAGTAGATGTGAACCCGATGCTCGTGCACGGGCGGGGGACTGGAGCACATCTCAAAACTCTCCCGTCGCCTGGCCGGCGGGACGGGCCCCAGCCGCGGCCGTTCGCTCCTCGAAAATACCCGGCATTTCCTCGTCGCGCCCAGCCACGGCTGGGACCCATCGCGCTCGGCCGTGTTCGGTCCGAGATTTTGAGGTGTGCTCTACTCCTCGGTGGCTTCGAAGTCGAGCGAGGCGCTGTTGATGCAGTAGCGCAGCCCCGTCGGGGCCGGGCCGTCGCGGAAGACGTGCCCGAGGTGGCCGCCGCAGCGCGCGCACTCGACCTCGGTCCGCGCCATGCCGAGCGAGCGGTCGGTGACCTCGCGGACGCGCCGTCGGTCGACGGGGCGCGTGTAGCTGGGCCAGCCGGTGCCGCTGTCGAACTTGTCGCCGCTGCGGAAGAGCGGGGCCCCGCATCCCGCGCAGCGGTAGACGCCGTGCTCGTGGTGGTCGTGGAACCGGCCGGTGAAGGCGCGCTCGGTGCCCTCCTCGCGGAGGACGTGGAACTCCTCCGGCGTGAGCCGCTCGCGCCACTCGGCCTCGCTCAGCGAGAGCCGCTCGCCGACGGGCGGGTCGCTGAACCGAGCCGGTCGCTCGCGGTCCTGTCGCGCGCCGTCCTGCGCCGAAGCGCTCGGGCCGCCGGTGCAGCCGGCGAGGAGGCCGGCCAGCAAGAGGGGGATGAATCGCCGCATGCCTCACGTATGTAGGGCCGCCTCGTGCGTTACGCTCGAGGTGATGGATCCGGTGACCTTGATCGCGGTCCCCGCCGCGCTCGCCGTCGCGGGCGGGGTCGCCTGGTACGGCCATCGGCAGAAGAAGGCGCGCGAGGCGACCTGGCGCGCGCTCGCCGCCGAGCGGGGCGGCACGTACCACCCGGCCAAGACGAGCCTGTTCAAGCAGCAGCACGCCGCGGTCGAGGTGCAGGTGGGGCAGGCGCTGGTCTACCTCGACACCTACGTGGTCTCCTCCGGCAAGAGCTCGCAGACCTACACGCGCGCCCGAGCCCGCTTCTCGCTCCGCGACGCGCCCAGCTTCAAGGTCTCTCCCAAGGGCGTGCTCGCCACGGTCGGCGCGATGATCGGCTTCCAGGACGTGTCGCTCGGCCACGCCCGCTTCGACGACGACTTCGTCGTGAAGTGCGAGGACGCCGACGCGGTCCGCGAGGTCTTCTCCACCGAGACCATGGAGCGCCTGGTCGGGGGGCTGTGGCCGGCGCGCATCGAGTCCACGGGCGGACTCGTGACGCTGACCACGACCGGCGCGCTGCGCGATCACGCGAAGCTCGAGGTGATGCTGGACGTCACCGGCGCGCTCGCGAGCTACGGGCCGGCGACGCTCGCTCGCTACGCGGAGCACCCCGACGCGCGCTTCACGCCCGTCTCGGGTCGCTGGGAACGGCCCAGCCCGGCGCGTTTGTCGGTGGAGACGAAGGAGGGCCGGGTCGACGTGCGGGCCCGGCTGGCGACGGGCGGCGTCATCCTGCGCGCGGCGCGCAAGCTCGAGCGCGACGACGTGGAGCCCTTCGACGGCGCCCTCCCGAGCGGGGAGGGGATCCCACGCGGCCTCGTGCCCGAGCCGGCGCGTCGTCACCTGAGCGCGGTCGGTGAGTGTCTCCTCGAGGCCGACGAGCGCCGGCTGCTCCTCACCTGGGAGCTGCTGCCGACCCGAGAGGCGTTCGCGGCCGGCGTCGCGCTCCTGGACGCGTGCGCGACCCCGCCGCGCTCGCTCGGCGCGTTCCGGTAGGCGTCAGCCGATCGCGCCCGCCGAGCGGATCCACGCGCGGACGCGCCCGGCCTTGACGCCGAGCTGGGTGGCCGCGCGGTGCACGTCGTCGTCCTGCCACGAGGCGACCTGCGCGATCCGGGTCACCCCGATCGCGTACAGCGCCTTGGCGTACTTCGGACCGACGCCCTTGATGCGCGTGAGGTCGTCGCCGTCCGGCGGCGGCCCCGCCGCGGGCGGCGCGATGCTGTCTCGGATCTCGGTCAGCTGGCGCCCCTGCGCCTCGATCCGCTCCCGCAGCGCCTTCTCGTCGTCGCCCGTCTTGAGCACGAGCGCGCGCATGTCGTCGAGCTGGGCGCGCAGCTCGTCGACCAGGTCGCCGCTGCGGTCGTGACGGAGCTCCTCGGCGAGCTCCTCGAAGAGCGACTCCAGCCGCTCCACCCGCGCCGTCATCGAGCCGCGCTCGTCGAGGGCCTCGCGCAGCTCGCGCTGCTCGCCCGCCACCTGCTCGACCCGGCCTTCGATCGCGCCGAGCTGGTGGCCGACGCGCTCCAGGCGCATGCGCACCCGCGCGATCTCGCCGCCCTCCTCGAGGTGGTCGAGGCGATCCTCGAGCGACGCGAAGCGAGAGGCCTGCTCCGCCTGGGTGAGGTCGGCCTCGGCGAAGCGGCGGCGCAGCTCCTCGGCCAGCGAGTCGCGGCGCTGCTCCATGTCGCGGAGCTGACCCTCGACGCCGTCGGGCGACGTGGCGCCCTTCTCGGCGAGCTCGGCGAGCAGGGCGTCGAGGCGCTCCTCCTTCGCCTCGAGCCGCGTGCGGAGCTCGTCCAGCTCGTGCCGCTGGCGGGCGACCGCGCTGCGGGCCTG
This sequence is a window from Sandaracinaceae bacterium. Protein-coding genes within it:
- a CDS encoding YbgC/FadM family acyl-CoA thioesterase, which produces MCSSPPPVHEHRVHIYYEDTDHSGVVYHANYLKYFERAREHLIGVRELRRLLEEDGVGFVVYKADLTYRQGAVFGDEVTIRTEVEMESAYRAIFHQRALRGEELLVDAKIHLVCVDADKKLVRLPPSALTAIVQP
- the msrB gene encoding peptide-methionine (R)-S-oxide reductase MsrB, whose product is MRRFIPLLLAGLLAGCTGGPSASAQDGARQDRERPARFSDPPVGERLSLSEAEWRERLTPEEFHVLREEGTERAFTGRFHDHHEHGVYRCAGCGAPLFRSGDKFDSGTGWPSYTRPVDRRRVREVTDRSLGMARTEVECARCGGHLGHVFRDGPAPTGLRYCINSASLDFEATEE